The genomic region ATATTACCACCTTCATCAAGTGCATCTTGAATACCCTTCATAGTAGTTACCAAATtgactctatcatcctcaatcatcttcaaaaatgttttcaatcACATAGCATTGAATTGATTCAAAATTATAGTATTTTTTACCTTCtctaaagactcaaaatgagatccTACAACATTTAGCATACTCTTAATTACCAGAGGGATCAAATGTGTCTGGTTTGAAAGATGGCAAAATTTTATCCAAGACATCTCGTGCCAATATTATCAACTCTTTGTCTACTGAATGGGACTTAAGTAAGTCCTCGCTGGTTTTAACTTGGGTGAGAGTTGCTAACTTTAGTGCTTGAATCAGAGATAAAGAGCTCAGATCAATAggcccttgaccaaaatcatctgaGTCAGTAGCAATCTGTTTACCTTTATCTattacagtgtctcttgccactgttgTTGGAGCCTGATCTGacttctcttctcctttctcctcTCCTTCTACACTAGCATCATGACCATCATCTTCACCCTTATCTACATCAATTGTCTCCTCAGTTGCTTTTTCTAAAACAACCTTAATCACCGGAGGATCCTGCTCAGCTTCATCGGAGATATCATTagcagcatcaacatcatcaattgTGGTTTGATCATTTGATTTCCCTTTTGCAATGGCCTTCTTAGATGATTGATCCTTTTTCTTGTCAGGAGAAGCTTCATGCACTTCTAGAACAAATGTGTCATGTGATTGATCTTCTGAATGAGTGTCATCATGTGTCGGGTTCACATCAATTCTTTGATCTATCAAAAATTGTATTTGTCTCTTTAGTGACTTCATCTATTTTGTCAAGCATAAGCTTATTAACTCACTTCTTACTTCGAAATATTTCCTTTGCAAGATTTAATAGTCTTACCACTTTAGTTTTAGaaataacaaaggatagatttaCTAATACATACTCCGTTATCCTTTCATCCTCTAGACTTGTTGTatgcctccttgcatccaaaatggcATATAGGCTTGTGGGGATCATGGATGATAGTTATATTAATGCCTTACTATAAATATCCATGTACTGAACAACTACTTTCTctatagctctttggtctttatcatcaaaaaatttcatagTATACAAGCACATATTTCCATCCTTTAGTACTTCATCAATTACTTGTTTCAGAGTCATTG from Cryptomeria japonica chromosome 3, Sugi_1.0, whole genome shotgun sequence harbors:
- the LOC131874100 gene encoding uncharacterized protein LOC131874100, whose product is MGYEVDANTLDAFAQHLLSQLVDEKEERFGTYKEKDLDLQKKFTEPTRKRKVKKEVKELAEKMALSKEVVQRDREKNILKEEDMAKPKKSKSVSTPPKQSKTRQSQSVPTSGVQKFVPPPKPQTTSTSGAKKRNKEKPTRKYVAVEEETQSDEEIKEVKKTSTYVRVVKKPQFSGAQLSKKPRAETESSKRARVGKKQKSKLDETLKSDKVERTYEVVPPMTLKQVIDEVLKDGNMCLYTMKFFDDKDQRAIEKVVVQYMDIYSKMKSLKRQIQFLIDQRIDVNPTHDDTHSEDQSHDTFVLEVHEASPDKKKDQSSKKAIAKGKSNDQTTIDDVDAANDISDEAEQDPPVIKVVLEKATEETIDVDKGEDDGHDASVEGEEKGEEKSDQAPTTVARDTVIDKGKQIATDSDDFGQGPIDLSSLSLIQALKLATLTQVKTSEDLLKSHSVDKELIILARDVLDKILPSFKPDTFDPSGN